In Rutidosis leptorrhynchoides isolate AG116_Rl617_1_P2 chromosome 6, CSIRO_AGI_Rlap_v1, whole genome shotgun sequence, the DNA window CTGACAACAATGTAGCTGATTATCTAACTAAGTCAATCAGCAGTGACAAGTTTACTAGGtgtcgttcctcatgcggcctagcggaAACATAAGCAACATTATCGGCAAAGAAGGATTATtgtgtgaagattgattgagcttcaatcaaatattcaagtgggagattgttgaagtaATAATCTAGAAGGTGGCATGACAAAGTCAATTTGATCACAATTTTCATATGGTTGTCAAGTTGATTACAACTTTCATATAGTTGTCAATTTTATTACAACTACCATATAGATGACAACTTGTTTACAACTATCATATGGTTGCCAATTTGTATGCAAGTTCTTCATTTCCAAGTAGTATAAATAGAGCATCATAGATGCTCATTTAtacatccaaaattcaagaattaaTCTTGTGTACTAATAGATAAAATAGAGAGTTAGTGAGtgttaatctcctaattacaagagatataaaggttGGTGTTGATCCTTGTaactagagagaagtgtaattcatattattcttattattgaagcgtttctttccttgcccgtggtttttaccctatttggggtttttcacgttaaatctcggtatcctattattgtcgttatttcaattattatcagcggtttgctataattcggtattCCTTTTTTCAACattaaatcctgcctggaattcaATTTGGGTTTTAAGCGTCAGTTAAGTCACACACTCACACAACTTTATGTATGTGGCTACCAAATGAATTAAATTATGTTGGATCACGATATTCGAGCTTAATATAAGTATTTTGAGTTCGTTACTAAACAATGTTCGAAATCTTTTTAAGTTTGAGTTCGTGTAAGGTTTACTCAAATCAAACTTTTAATGAATCGAGTTATATTTTGAAGTTTGAGTTCGTGTAAGCTTTACTCGAATCAAACTTGTAATGAATCGAGTTCGAGTAGCCGAGGAATAGCTTTACACACTTTTAAAAAATGTGTAAAAATATGTATTCGtggtaaaagttgttatttaattagtgtcattttgtttcTAGTTAATTAATTGAAGGCTGTTCATTTTTCTTCAACCCTTATGTTGGCGCCACCATTGAATCCAACGCAGAATCCGCTTCGTTTTCCATTTTCTTCTCTTTATGAATCTCGTGGTTTGTGGACAAAACTCTGATCACAATTTCATCAAAAGAATCTTGTTTTAGTATCAAAATCTTCCCATAAATATCGAAAAGATATAACAAAAATCTTGACAAATAAACAACAATCTCATAAACAAATTCATTAACAATCTCTTGATGCATTTATCTTTTAATTCACAGATGTAATGCATCAAATAGAACCCGAAAAACTTATCGGAAAAGATAGCAACGTTGTCTCTTCCGATCGCAACACAACAATTTCttcttcattgttattagtattaccatcACCTAATGATCATAAGAGTAACAATTTGACTACAAAGGTGACAAATGCAAACCTTGATCATGATGATCAACACGAAATCATAATCGGCAATGATCTAAATCCGCCTTCTAAATCTCCAACCGACTTATCTTCCAATAATTCGACTCTAAAACATTACCTTAAACGGTTTTCTGGTACCAAAACTGTTGTAACTCACGTCCTAAATCGTCTACATTACCTTAGACGCCTTCAAACTCACCTTCGTTTAATCATTTTATTATCGCTCCCATTTTTCTACTTTTTAGTATCTCACCCAAGTCATTCATTCGTACTTGATTTTTTATCCGCTTTAGCATTTTCGTCAGCGTTACTATTTTCTCTAAATCTTGGCCTTCCTCAACTGCCTTCGATTCGTATGTTACTTGCACGATCGTTTCCAATTACGTTACACTCATCCACTCATACTTCAAAACCTCCATTGCCCGTGTTTTGGTCAATCGGGTCAAAACCAAAAGGGAAAACAAAGAGGGTGAATTCGGGGTGTTGGGTCCAAGCGTATAGTAACGGTGATGTTTATGAAGGTGAGTTTCATAAAGGTAAGTGTTCGGGTTGTGgtgtttattattattacatgaGTGGACGATACGAAGGTGATTGGATAGATGGAATGTATGACGGTTATGGGGTTGAAACGTGGGTTAAAGGAAGTCGATATAGAGGGCAATATAGGCAAGGGTTAAGGCATGGGTTGGGTGTTTATAGGTTTTATACGGGTGATGTTTATGCGGGTGAATGGTCTAATGGTCGTAGCCATGGATGCGGTGTTCATAGTTGTGAAGATGGTAGTCAGTATGCTGGTGAGTTTAAATGGGGTGTTAAACATGGTCTTGGTTACTACCATTTCAGGTACGATACAAGTATTTAGTTTTTGGTGTTTGGATCATATGTGCATGATCAAAAGATTTATGAGCCATGTCACATGGCATTTATAGTAGATTTGTATATTGAAATTCTGTTTGCTTTTGTAGAAATCGAGATGCATATGCTGGAGAATATTTTGCGGACAAAATGCATGGTTTTGGAGTGTATAGCTTTGCAAATGGGCATAGATATGAAGGATCATGGCACGAAGGAAAAAGGCAAGGATTCGGAGTTTATACTTTCAGAAATGGGGAAACGCGGTCAGGACACTGGCAAAATGGTGTTCTTGAGATTTCACCACCGCTTCCTGATTATCGTAGTAAAGTACTTAATGCTGTTCAGGTAACCCTTCTGTCAATATTTGTACTTCTTATGTTTTTTCTTTTTTGAATGGCGGTTATATAAGTCACTGAGGCATACGAACGCGATGC includes these proteins:
- the LOC139854131 gene encoding uncharacterized protein → MHQIEPEKLIGKDSNVVSSDRNTTISSSLLLVLPSPNDHKSNNLTTKVTNANLDHDDQHEIIIGNDLNPPSKSPTDLSSNNSTLKHYLKRFSGTKTVVTHVLNRLHYLRRLQTHLRLIILLSLPFFYFLVSHPSHSFVLDFLSALAFSSALLFSLNLGLPQLPSIRMLLARSFPITLHSSTHTSKPPLPVFWSIGSKPKGKTKRVNSGCWVQAYSNGDVYEGEFHKGKCSGCGVYYYYMSGRYEGDWIDGMYDGYGVETWVKGSRYRGQYRQGLRHGLGVYRFYTGDVYAGEWSNGRSHGCGVHSCEDGSQYAGEFKWGVKHGLGYYHFRNRDAYAGEYFADKMHGFGVYSFANGHRYEGSWHEGKRQGFGVYTFRNGETRSGHWQNGVLEISPPLPDYRSKVLNAVQEARRAAEKACDAAGKMEERVNNVVISANRSANAARVAAIKAVQRQMHQRRNSDELPIPIVQNLHNLPTQLTI